The following are from one region of the Archangium lipolyticum genome:
- the hisS gene encoding histidine--tRNA ligase, whose amino-acid sequence MNDILPGDVEVWQHVERTTRDIFSRFGYGEVRTPIVEDTALFVRSVGEETDIVGKEMYTFNDKGNRSLSLRPEGTAPAARAYIEHSVVSQEPLTRWFYMGPMFRYERMKTGRYRQFHQIGAEAYGSKHPVQDVEMMDMVVQLLRQLGLSDVSLNINSLGDDTCRPVYQAKLVEHLRGHASELCDDCQKRLERNPLRVLDCKNERCQQIASAAPDILQSLCEPCRAHFDEVKRKLDAVEIKYVVNPRIMRGLDYYTRTTFEFIAAHPVLGTASTVGGGGRYDKLVKSLGGPDVPAVGFGLGLDRLCLLLKESGQHFGRPTDLFIAVADEGSADVAFTLASRLRREGLRVEFDTRGGSLKSQMKLADKLGAIFALVIGEAERQSGMAQLKPMAGGEPAPVRLAELAETLRTRLVSS is encoded by the coding sequence ATGAATGACATCCTCCCCGGCGACGTGGAGGTATGGCAGCACGTGGAGCGCACCACCCGGGACATCTTCTCGCGCTTCGGCTACGGCGAGGTGCGCACGCCCATCGTCGAGGACACCGCGCTCTTCGTGCGCAGCGTGGGCGAGGAGACGGACATCGTCGGCAAGGAGATGTACACCTTCAATGACAAGGGCAACCGCAGCCTGTCCCTGCGTCCCGAGGGTACCGCTCCCGCCGCGCGCGCGTACATCGAGCACTCGGTGGTGAGCCAGGAGCCGCTCACGCGCTGGTTCTACATGGGCCCCATGTTCCGCTACGAGCGGATGAAGACGGGCCGCTACCGGCAGTTCCATCAGATCGGCGCCGAGGCGTACGGCTCGAAGCATCCCGTCCAGGACGTCGAGATGATGGACATGGTGGTGCAGCTCCTGCGGCAGCTGGGGCTCTCGGACGTGTCGCTCAACATCAACTCGCTGGGCGATGACACGTGCCGGCCCGTGTACCAGGCGAAGCTCGTGGAGCACCTGCGCGGGCACGCCAGCGAGCTGTGCGACGACTGCCAGAAGCGGCTGGAGCGCAACCCGCTCCGGGTGCTCGACTGCAAGAACGAGCGCTGCCAGCAGATCGCCAGCGCCGCGCCCGACATCCTCCAGTCGCTGTGCGAGCCGTGCCGCGCGCACTTCGACGAGGTGAAGCGCAAGCTGGACGCGGTGGAGATCAAGTACGTGGTCAACCCGCGCATCATGCGCGGCCTGGACTACTACACGCGCACCACCTTCGAGTTCATCGCCGCGCACCCGGTGCTGGGTACCGCCAGCACCGTGGGCGGGGGTGGCCGCTACGACAAGCTGGTGAAGAGCCTCGGGGGGCCGGACGTGCCCGCGGTGGGTTTCGGCCTCGGGTTGGACCGGCTCTGCCTGCTGCTCAAGGAGAGCGGTCAGCACTTCGGCCGGCCGACGGATCTCTTCATCGCCGTGGCGGACGAGGGGTCGGCGGACGTGGCCTTCACGCTGGCCAGCCGGCTGCGCCGCGAGGGCCTGCGCGTGGAGTTCGACACGCGCGGCGGCAGCCTCAAGAGCCAGATGAAGCTCGCCGACAAGCTGGGCGCCATCTTCGCGCTGGTGATCGGCGAGGCCGAGCGCCAGAGCGGCATGGCCCAGCTCAAGCCCATGGCCGGGGGAGAGCCCGCGCCCGTGCGGCTCGCCGAGCTGGCCGAGACCCTGCGCACCCGGCTCGTTTCCTCCTGA
- the miaA gene encoding tRNA (adenosine(37)-N6)-dimethylallyltransferase MiaA: protein MKPFLTVIAGPTASGKTAIAIELARRHGGEIVSADSQQVYRHFDIGTAKPSAEELATVPHHLISVVEPLEAFSAAEYQRRADEAIADITSRGRPVFVVGGTGMYLRILLHGLVEAPGADPELRAELEALAAAEGREAVHRKLAEVDPETAAKLPPQDLVRTIRALEIHKQTGKPASEFRREHAFTEDRYPFRMYVLSPPREELYRVIDARTAAMFQRGLVNEVRELIARGWAEAAPMRSVGYVQAKAVVDGTLSVEEAIQQAAQETRRYAKRQLTWFRKEPGASFVEPPYESLLKGGGT, encoded by the coding sequence ATGAAGCCCTTCCTCACCGTCATCGCCGGACCCACCGCGTCGGGAAAGACAGCGATCGCCATCGAGCTCGCCCGCCGGCATGGAGGCGAGATCGTCAGCGCGGACTCGCAGCAGGTGTACCGGCACTTCGACATCGGTACGGCGAAGCCCTCGGCGGAGGAGCTGGCCACCGTGCCGCACCACCTCATCTCCGTGGTGGAGCCGCTCGAGGCCTTCTCCGCCGCCGAGTACCAGCGTCGCGCCGACGAGGCCATCGCGGACATCACGTCCCGGGGCAGGCCCGTCTTCGTGGTGGGCGGGACGGGGATGTACCTGCGCATCCTGCTGCACGGGCTGGTGGAGGCCCCGGGAGCGGATCCCGAGCTGCGCGCCGAGCTGGAGGCGCTCGCGGCGGCCGAGGGCCGGGAGGCCGTGCACCGCAAGCTGGCCGAGGTGGATCCGGAGACCGCCGCGAAGCTGCCGCCCCAGGATCTGGTGCGCACCATCCGGGCGCTGGAGATCCACAAGCAGACGGGGAAGCCGGCCTCCGAGTTCCGCCGGGAGCACGCCTTCACCGAGGATCGGTATCCCTTCCGGATGTACGTGCTCTCGCCGCCGCGCGAGGAGCTGTACCGGGTGATCGACGCGCGCACGGCCGCCATGTTCCAGCGCGGGCTGGTGAACGAGGTGCGGGAGCTGATCGCCCGGGGTTGGGCCGAGGCCGCGCCGATGCGCAGCGTGGGCTACGTGCAGGCGAAGGCGGTGGTGGACGGGACGCTCTCGGTGGAGGAAGCCATCCAGCAGGCGGCCCAGGAGACGCGCCGCTACGCCAAGCGGCAGCTCACGTGGTTTCGCAAGGAGCCGGGGGCGAGCTTCGTGGAGCCCCCGTATGAGTCACTCTTGAAGGGAGGGGGAACATGA
- a CDS encoding NUDIX hydrolase, which produces MNEGHSRRGNWKVRLYERVRERGYDSLMAFAEARPTASLVSLAEELGEDDISAVQLFSGLVAEAERSHQVTRLVRGQLVRELSESLPNGWPAVMDDANRFEVAQALAFWSSFTPETHQERVEQVGDVLMATPPPPGWRPLDPDDELLRTLLPDEEV; this is translated from the coding sequence ATGAACGAAGGCCATTCCAGGCGGGGCAACTGGAAGGTCCGCCTGTATGAGCGGGTCCGCGAGCGCGGTTATGACTCACTCATGGCCTTTGCTGAGGCGCGACCCACCGCCTCGCTGGTGTCGCTGGCCGAGGAGCTTGGAGAGGACGACATCAGCGCCGTGCAGTTGTTCAGCGGGTTGGTGGCCGAGGCGGAGCGGAGCCATCAAGTCACACGTCTGGTGCGCGGACAGCTCGTGCGTGAACTCTCCGAGAGCCTCCCCAACGGTTGGCCGGCCGTCATGGACGATGCCAACCGGTTCGAGGTCGCGCAGGCACTTGCCTTCTGGAGTTCCTTCACCCCAGAGACCCATCAGGAGCGCGTCGAGCAGGTCGGCGATGTGCTCATGGCCACGCCGCCGCCGCCCGGCTGGCGCCCGCTTGATCCCGACGACGAGTTGCTGCGCACGCTCCTGCCCGACGAGGAGGTCTGA
- a CDS encoding DUF2380 domain-containing protein, whose protein sequence is MTSKLLTGLLFMALLSAGCASLTPPPGRAMNLRYTPRESAEPALTEGSVVESPRIFASPPVTPPEPETPERLHRRRVSHEAATAADPDGESGVARQSALAAHLAFLGAVGDVSGTTRRISGQFSRLKVSNLGIAGRAAGVFVRYVDYGERQLRWIDAELSAVNTLANAASEVDDPDMQLALLRLAGPRLEAAMMGSILLAGWLDFLNLVDIVLKQGFNRVEMLFVHLDRLRKLLEPAMTALSSLEPGQVEAAAEDVPALMGHFSGEFNSTCETVRVAMKRGEQAMLLAQLVEMVTMVSTLKMSLPRMPPTVPTALGVGLVVGGDGVMMGSRVVVSAEWVEMMRRLVRAGVISLPVVSAAVRIHSGQVMMAQSHDELPRGVREALGDGPEVRGMRVTGRAGAGMVEPPEHHVLPREFREWFEKRGFTGEMDIDQFCVKLEQAHHEAIHGGGDWRLGRTWSDEWNQAVMRILFRAETRAGRMLTPSEILRLVAKTMKRYNLPMNFSPGRGR, encoded by the coding sequence ATGACTTCCAAGCTGCTGACAGGGCTGCTCTTCATGGCCCTGTTGTCCGCCGGCTGCGCGTCACTGACGCCACCCCCTGGCCGGGCGATGAACCTACGCTACACGCCGCGTGAATCCGCGGAGCCTGCGTTGACCGAAGGTTCCGTCGTTGAGTCTCCGCGTATCTTCGCTTCTCCACCTGTTACTCCGCCTGAGCCCGAGACACCGGAGCGGCTACACCGACGCCGGGTCTCCCATGAGGCCGCGACGGCAGCAGACCCCGACGGTGAATCGGGGGTTGCTCGGCAGAGCGCCCTCGCGGCTCACCTGGCGTTTCTCGGTGCCGTTGGTGACGTGTCTGGCACCACCCGCCGTATTTCCGGCCAATTCTCCAGACTCAAGGTCAGCAACCTGGGCATTGCTGGCAGGGCCGCCGGCGTCTTCGTCCGCTACGTGGATTATGGCGAACGTCAACTGCGGTGGATTGACGCCGAACTCTCCGCCGTCAACACGCTGGCCAACGCCGCTTCGGAGGTGGACGACCCGGACATGCAGCTTGCCCTGCTGCGCCTCGCCGGCCCACGGCTCGAGGCCGCCATGATGGGCTCCATTCTGCTCGCCGGATGGCTCGACTTCCTCAATCTCGTCGACATCGTGCTCAAGCAGGGTTTCAACCGTGTGGAGATGCTGTTCGTGCACCTGGACCGCTTGCGAAAGCTACTCGAGCCCGCCATGACGGCGCTGTCTTCCCTGGAGCCAGGACAGGTGGAGGCAGCAGCGGAAGACGTCCCCGCGCTGATGGGCCATTTCTCCGGCGAGTTCAATTCCACTTGTGAGACCGTGCGGGTGGCGATGAAGCGCGGCGAACAGGCGATGCTGTTGGCGCAGCTCGTCGAGATGGTCACCATGGTGTCGACGCTGAAGATGTCGTTGCCACGGATGCCGCCGACCGTGCCCACTGCGCTCGGCGTGGGCCTCGTGGTGGGTGGCGATGGCGTGATGATGGGCTCGCGGGTGGTGGTCTCCGCCGAGTGGGTGGAGATGATGCGCCGACTGGTGCGGGCGGGCGTCATCTCCCTTCCTGTCGTGAGTGCCGCTGTTCGGATTCATTCCGGCCAGGTGATGATGGCGCAGTCTCACGACGAGTTGCCGCGGGGCGTGCGCGAGGCGCTCGGCGACGGGCCCGAGGTGCGGGGCATGCGGGTGACGGGCAGAGCGGGGGCCGGCATGGTCGAGCCTCCAGAGCACCACGTCCTGCCGCGAGAGTTCCGCGAGTGGTTCGAGAAGCGCGGCTTCACCGGCGAGATGGACATTGACCAGTTCTGCGTCAAGCTGGAGCAGGCACACCACGAGGCGATCCATGGTGGTGGCGACTGGCGCCTGGGTCGTACATGGTCTGACGAATGGAACCAGGCTGTCATGCGCATCTTGTTCAGAGCCGAGACGAGGGCTGGCCGGATGTTGACGCCGAGCGAGATCCTGAGGCTCGTCGCAAAAACCATGAAGCGCTATAACCTCCCGATGAACTTCAGCCCCGGAAGAGGGCGATGA
- a CDS encoding response regulator, which yields MNGSRLASGSRVAIIGGGIAGAGLAASLLFNGRARGCTLDVRVYESSEPGTIAPPAVLTPECRSRLAALGCRVPPEWRAHELRGVEILSHGQREVLPCAPGGLWVVDGWPQGHGGLALVREVLAGAATAQGARFVQRHVERVENQPSAPDAPAAVRKSGPLVVRAQGSGDRFHAVVLATGAGPSLGDAFFPGFQPAPTVAAVQARLRHASPRLSVTPLARLWLSPLPTVDGLLLLPGAHSVYALAFGPAVTPADLCQVLMMAARDGLVEEGFELAALETTRLPYGPGRTIVAPGQLAVGAAAFGHPLQLGLSETLASCSRAAVSLLDAGLEAPALERRYVREGLGELLEDSAAGARAVTWLRRAGRRAPQAFLTARNRGSSGGMGAGGILGLASPTPQALLSTARWAGIRETMASWVRTTVEPLPATIPALEPDLYYIVDDDPDQREAMTQLLESTGARVVAFADELALFCAVARRPPTAILLDVVLHWVDGLRLCEGLKQHPLTRDTRVVVMSGLNRPHVRQRALDAGAEAFLPKPVDPERLLRQLMGQLPDGTSVASHRPEPEGSVADESGRYAS from the coding sequence ATGAACGGGAGCAGGCTGGCGAGCGGGTCGAGGGTGGCCATCATCGGAGGCGGGATCGCCGGAGCGGGGCTGGCCGCCTCGCTGCTCTTCAACGGCAGGGCCCGGGGTTGCACGCTGGACGTCCGCGTGTACGAGAGCAGCGAGCCGGGCACCATCGCCCCTCCCGCCGTGCTGACGCCCGAGTGCCGCTCGCGGCTGGCCGCGCTCGGCTGCCGGGTGCCTCCCGAGTGGCGGGCGCACGAGCTGCGCGGCGTGGAGATCCTCTCCCACGGTCAGCGCGAGGTGCTGCCGTGTGCCCCGGGTGGCCTGTGGGTGGTGGATGGGTGGCCGCAGGGCCATGGCGGACTGGCGCTGGTGCGCGAGGTGCTCGCCGGCGCGGCCACGGCCCAGGGCGCCCGCTTCGTGCAGCGGCACGTGGAGCGCGTGGAGAACCAGCCCTCGGCGCCGGACGCTCCCGCCGCGGTGCGCAAGAGCGGCCCGCTCGTGGTGCGCGCCCAGGGCAGTGGCGATCGCTTCCACGCGGTGGTGCTGGCCACGGGGGCCGGTCCGTCCCTGGGCGATGCCTTCTTCCCGGGCTTCCAGCCCGCTCCCACCGTGGCGGCGGTGCAGGCCCGGTTGCGCCACGCCTCTCCGCGCCTCTCCGTGACGCCGCTGGCCCGGCTGTGGCTCTCTCCCCTGCCCACCGTGGACGGGCTGCTGCTGCTGCCCGGTGCGCACTCGGTGTACGCGCTCGCCTTCGGGCCGGCGGTGACGCCCGCGGACCTGTGCCAGGTGTTGATGATGGCCGCCCGTGACGGGCTGGTCGAGGAAGGCTTCGAGCTCGCCGCGCTGGAGACGACGCGGCTGCCGTACGGGCCGGGACGCACGATCGTCGCCCCCGGTCAGCTCGCGGTGGGCGCGGCCGCCTTCGGCCACCCGCTGCAGCTGGGACTGTCCGAGACACTGGCCTCGTGCAGCCGCGCGGCGGTGTCCCTGCTGGACGCGGGCCTGGAGGCTCCGGCCCTGGAGCGCCGGTATGTGCGCGAGGGCCTCGGCGAGCTGCTCGAGGACTCGGCGGCCGGGGCTCGCGCCGTCACCTGGCTGCGCCGGGCCGGACGGCGGGCGCCCCAGGCCTTCCTGACGGCGCGCAACCGTGGCTCGTCCGGTGGCATGGGCGCCGGGGGCATCCTGGGGCTCGCCTCCCCCACCCCGCAGGCCCTGCTGAGCACCGCCCGGTGGGCCGGCATCCGCGAGACGATGGCCTCCTGGGTGCGCACGACGGTGGAGCCCCTGCCGGCGACGATCCCCGCCCTGGAGCCGGACCTCTACTACATCGTGGACGATGATCCGGATCAGCGCGAGGCGATGACGCAGCTGCTCGAGTCCACGGGCGCGCGTGTGGTGGCCTTCGCGGACGAGCTGGCCCTGTTCTGCGCGGTGGCGCGCCGGCCTCCCACGGCGATCCTCCTGGACGTGGTGCTGCACTGGGTGGACGGACTGCGGCTGTGCGAGGGCCTCAAGCAGCACCCGCTCACGCGCGACACCCGCGTGGTGGTGATGAGCGGGTTGAACCGGCCGCACGTGCGCCAGCGCGCGCTCGACGCGGGCGCCGAGGCCTTCCTGCCCAAGCCCGTGGATCCCGAGCGGCTGCTGCGCCAGCTCATGGGCCAGCTCCCCGACGGCACGTCCGTGGCCTCGCACCGGCCCGAGCCGGAGGGCAGCGTGGCCGACGAGTCGGGACGCTACGCCTCCTGA
- a CDS encoding DUF2381 family protein, translating to MLPSPMSILLMALLQSAPVVQPAPTAPICQNVQRIELSLTPGTYEICVSPGLLTGFVFDAPVVVDLQDEVRFMEVTRSRTSISIIPPVDMTPGERLRLTALFGDGSVQGRVTFILVGHSGRAAHQVEVYRDKRSRESFLHEVEQERARNQQLRNELERLQHRFEQLGIECGDPGGMRRLIASRAMTNNGISAQEFIKELSGYTESGLSVVRGVSYRSNYRVAVEVWLGNSSPEPWMAADAALVDASGMKLKGIRLWQESAIPATESRLVVVEADVGRKVPLGDITVVLRENGPRSISIPKVAVPQ from the coding sequence GTGCTCCCTTCCCCCATGTCCATCCTGCTCATGGCGCTGCTTCAAAGCGCCCCCGTCGTGCAACCGGCTCCTACCGCGCCCATCTGCCAGAACGTGCAGCGCATCGAACTGTCACTGACACCTGGCACGTATGAGATCTGCGTCAGCCCGGGCCTACTGACGGGTTTCGTCTTCGACGCACCCGTCGTGGTGGATCTGCAAGACGAAGTGCGCTTCATGGAGGTGACGCGTAGCCGCACCAGCATCAGCATCATCCCCCCGGTGGATATGACGCCAGGAGAGCGGCTCCGGCTGACGGCACTCTTCGGGGACGGGAGCGTCCAGGGCAGAGTCACCTTCATCCTGGTGGGCCACTCGGGACGAGCAGCACACCAGGTGGAGGTGTACCGGGACAAGCGTTCCCGCGAGTCATTCCTGCATGAGGTGGAGCAGGAACGCGCCAGGAACCAACAACTGCGCAACGAGCTCGAGCGGCTCCAACATCGATTCGAGCAGTTGGGTATCGAGTGCGGAGACCCAGGTGGAATGCGGAGGCTCATCGCCAGCAGGGCCATGACCAACAATGGCATCAGTGCCCAGGAGTTCATCAAGGAACTGAGCGGGTACACCGAGAGCGGGCTCTCCGTGGTCAGAGGTGTGAGCTATCGCTCCAACTACCGGGTGGCGGTAGAGGTGTGGCTGGGGAATTCCAGTCCGGAACCCTGGATGGCGGCTGACGCGGCGCTGGTGGATGCCTCGGGGATGAAGTTGAAGGGCATACGGCTCTGGCAGGAGAGTGCCATCCCTGCGACGGAGTCGCGTCTGGTGGTGGTGGAGGCGGACGTCGGTCGTAAGGTGCCTCTCGGAGATATCACCGTGGTGCTCCGGGAGAATGGACCGCGGTCGATCAGCATCCCGAAGGTGGCGGTTCCCCAATGA
- a CDS encoding serine/threonine protein kinase: protein MQMTNDGACESSWQDLSRGTEVAGFILEGKLASGSFGTVYRARRLGRPFAIKLIPMDPRGDREVDTLRRVWRHPNVVGFHGYGFWPDEEPRFLVLALELIEGDPLDVWAQGKNPSAVELVVQVLLPLARTLGDVHEAGVVHRDLKEANILMRETDGQPVLVDFGAAGYEGAPRLTMRLPPGTAEYRSPDVVRFARAWEGEHYTAGPGDDLWALGVTLYVLLTRQLPFGDRTRPDLMLAILQENPVPPHERNPRVPPALSELCLRMLEKDAEARYVDAKALERALVEALALADVSWSVPLFPGGGRPGKRAAAAPARQDSRWRWASGLVLTAALVTASVLSTHTVQLPTSPAPPPPQQAIPRQEMAPPEVTGEVVHGAEPQKSSTPAPVANATTSEEPDMNNKSSLAATIMICVGTACAGGPQLRPPPPAPCPPGSDETFERFDIRTGEWHGALFAPFQGPVTVMSAKPGPITARNIGPWGGLPDKTMFSGELFIGKERVYGRFTEARLPSGEVVPICLEMYENADLGVLPVAGGTARNPNIVTSVSVVVVPSFK, encoded by the coding sequence ATGCAAATGACGAACGATGGAGCATGTGAGAGCTCATGGCAGGACCTGTCTCGCGGTACGGAAGTGGCGGGCTTCATCCTCGAGGGGAAGCTTGCCTCTGGCAGCTTCGGCACCGTCTATCGCGCCAGGCGGCTCGGCCGTCCCTTCGCCATCAAGCTGATCCCCATGGATCCGCGAGGAGACCGGGAGGTGGACACCCTGCGCCGGGTGTGGCGTCACCCGAACGTGGTGGGCTTCCACGGGTATGGCTTCTGGCCGGACGAGGAGCCTCGCTTCCTGGTCCTGGCCCTGGAGCTCATCGAGGGCGACCCGCTGGATGTGTGGGCCCAGGGGAAGAACCCGTCCGCGGTCGAGCTGGTGGTCCAGGTGCTGCTGCCGCTCGCGCGCACCCTGGGGGACGTGCATGAGGCCGGAGTGGTGCACCGGGACCTCAAGGAAGCCAACATCCTCATGCGCGAGACGGATGGGCAGCCGGTGCTGGTGGACTTCGGCGCGGCCGGGTACGAGGGCGCGCCGCGCCTGACGATGCGGCTACCACCAGGGACGGCGGAGTACCGCAGCCCCGACGTGGTGCGCTTCGCGCGGGCGTGGGAGGGAGAGCACTACACGGCCGGGCCGGGAGACGATCTGTGGGCCCTGGGCGTCACGCTCTACGTCCTGCTGACGCGCCAGCTCCCTTTCGGGGACCGGACCCGTCCGGATCTGATGCTCGCCATCCTCCAGGAGAACCCGGTCCCCCCGCACGAGCGCAACCCGCGTGTCCCCCCGGCGCTGAGCGAGCTGTGCCTGCGCATGTTGGAGAAGGACGCCGAGGCCAGGTACGTGGACGCCAAGGCACTCGAGCGCGCGCTGGTGGAGGCGCTGGCCCTGGCGGATGTCTCCTGGAGCGTGCCGCTCTTTCCCGGTGGCGGACGCCCCGGCAAACGAGCCGCGGCGGCACCCGCGCGCCAGGACTCCAGGTGGAGATGGGCCTCGGGGCTTGTCCTCACCGCGGCCCTGGTGACGGCCAGCGTGCTCTCCACGCACACCGTCCAACTTCCCACGTCCCCTGCCCCTCCCCCTCCGCAACAGGCCATTCCTCGCCAGGAAATGGCGCCCCCAGAGGTGACGGGAGAAGTTGTGCACGGCGCGGAACCGCAGAAGTCATCCACCCCCGCGCCCGTCGCCAACGCGACGACCAGCGAGGAACCCGACATGAACAACAAGAGCTCCCTGGCCGCGACCATCATGATCTGCGTGGGCACCGCCTGCGCGGGTGGCCCGCAGCTCCGTCCACCTCCCCCGGCCCCGTGCCCGCCCGGATCGGACGAGACATTCGAACGATTCGATATCCGCACGGGGGAGTGGCACGGCGCGCTGTTCGCCCCCTTCCAAGGACCCGTCACCGTCATGTCCGCGAAACCGGGCCCCATCACCGCGAGAAACATCGGACCCTGGGGAGGACTGCCAGACAAAACGATGTTCTCCGGAGAGCTCTTCATCGGGAAGGAGCGGGTCTATGGCCGATTCACCGAAGCCCGGCTGCCCAGCGGAGAGGTCGTGCCGATCTGCCTGGAGATGTACGAGAACGCCGACCTGGGCGTACTGCCAGTGGCCGGCGGCACGGCCAGGAATCCCAACATCGTCACCAGCGTCAGCGTGGTGGTGGTGCCTAGCTTCAAGTAG
- a CDS encoding SDR family oxidoreductase has translation MSEAEGKVVLVTGASSGIGRACAELLSERGHIVYGTSRKPPPAPTHHRMLAMDVTEDDSVQKAVDAVLQEQGRVDAVVNNAGYALAGPVEDTSLEEARRQLDTNFFGVLRVCKAVLPSMRARGSGLIVNVSSLGGVVGLPFQGLYSASKFALEGLTESLRQEVAPFGVRVTLLQPGDVCTPITDNRVRVRGCDSGSVYWSLFEAALRIIEKEERAGAPVELVARRVLELMEREPLAVRYTVGHVSQRLLASTKAFLPSRVFERILMSYYGL, from the coding sequence ATGAGTGAAGCCGAAGGAAAGGTCGTCCTCGTCACCGGAGCGTCGTCGGGCATCGGCCGGGCCTGCGCGGAGCTGTTGAGCGAGCGGGGCCACATTGTCTATGGCACGAGCCGCAAGCCGCCACCCGCGCCGACGCACCACCGGATGCTGGCGATGGATGTCACCGAGGACGACTCGGTCCAGAAGGCGGTGGACGCCGTGCTCCAGGAACAGGGCCGCGTCGATGCCGTCGTGAACAACGCGGGTTACGCCCTGGCGGGCCCGGTCGAGGACACCTCGCTGGAAGAAGCGCGGCGCCAGCTCGACACCAACTTCTTCGGTGTGCTGCGCGTGTGCAAGGCGGTGCTGCCGTCCATGCGGGCGCGGGGCTCGGGCCTCATCGTCAACGTGAGCTCGCTGGGTGGAGTCGTGGGCCTGCCGTTCCAGGGCCTGTACAGCGCCAGCAAGTTCGCGTTGGAAGGGCTGACGGAGAGCCTGCGCCAGGAGGTGGCTCCGTTCGGTGTCCGGGTCACCCTGTTGCAGCCCGGCGACGTGTGCACGCCCATCACCGACAACCGCGTGCGGGTCCGGGGTTGTGATTCGGGCTCGGTGTACTGGAGCCTCTTCGAGGCCGCGCTCCGGATCATCGAGAAGGAGGAGCGGGCCGGGGCACCCGTCGAGCTCGTGGCCCGGAGGGTGCTGGAGCTGATGGAGCGCGAGCCGCTGGCGGTGCGCTACACGGTGGGCCACGTCTCGCAGCGCCTGCTCGCGTCCACCAAGGCGTTCCTGCCCTCGCGCGTCTTCGAGCGGATCCTCATGTCCTACTATGGTCTGTGA
- the asd gene encoding archaetidylserine decarboxylase (Phosphatidylserine decarboxylase is synthesized as a single chain precursor. Generation of the pyruvoyl active site from a Ser is coupled to cleavage of a Gly-Ser bond between the larger (beta) and smaller (alpha chains). It is an integral membrane protein.): MNEQTFMKLMQILPKSALSTAVGMATRLPVPAPLHRAAIKTFAKAYNVDVAEAEHALEHYPTFAQFFTRGLKVGSRPVDPGEKVVVSPVDGAVSQVGYAEHGRVMQAKGIHYTVGELLGDEKAAEPFHGGAWTTIYLSPRDYHRIHAPLGGKITGYAYIPGEFWPVNPASVKNKQALFCVNERLVTYLDTVAGKCAVVKVGATCVSRIKAAYDEILTHDGKPGKVHRYDTAIPVEKGGELGRFEMGSTVILVFEPGRVKWDESFQPEAVVRMGRRIGEIP; the protein is encoded by the coding sequence ATGAACGAACAGACCTTCATGAAGTTGATGCAGATCCTCCCCAAGTCCGCGCTGTCCACCGCGGTGGGGATGGCCACGCGCCTGCCCGTGCCGGCGCCCTTGCACCGGGCGGCCATCAAGACCTTCGCCAAGGCCTACAACGTCGACGTGGCCGAGGCGGAGCACGCCCTGGAGCACTACCCCACGTTCGCCCAGTTCTTCACCCGGGGGCTCAAGGTCGGCTCCCGCCCGGTCGACCCGGGGGAGAAGGTGGTGGTGTCCCCGGTGGACGGCGCGGTGTCCCAGGTGGGCTACGCCGAGCACGGCCGCGTGATGCAGGCCAAGGGCATCCACTACACGGTGGGCGAGCTGCTCGGCGACGAGAAGGCCGCGGAGCCCTTCCACGGCGGCGCCTGGACCACCATCTACCTGTCCCCGCGCGACTACCACCGCATCCACGCCCCGCTGGGCGGGAAGATCACCGGGTATGCCTACATCCCCGGCGAGTTCTGGCCCGTCAACCCGGCCTCGGTGAAGAACAAGCAGGCGCTCTTCTGCGTCAACGAGCGGCTCGTCACCTACCTGGACACCGTGGCCGGCAAGTGCGCCGTGGTGAAGGTGGGCGCCACGTGCGTGTCGCGCATCAAGGCCGCCTACGATGAGATCCTCACCCACGACGGCAAGCCGGGCAAGGTGCATCGCTACGACACCGCCATCCCCGTGGAGAAGGGTGGGGAGCTGGGCCGCTTCGAGATGGGCTCCACCGTCATCCTCGTCTTCGAGCCGGGCCGCGTGAAGTGGGACGAGTCCTTCCAGCCCGAGGCCGTGGTGCGCATGGGCCGGCGCATTGGAGAGATTCCGTGA